From Aquabacter sp. L1I39, the proteins below share one genomic window:
- a CDS encoding electron transfer flavoprotein subunit alpha/FixB family protein, translated as MTTLLLAEHDNSNLNGATAKALTAAAALGGPVHVLVAGQNVGAVAEAAAKLSGVEKVLVADDAAYAHRLAEPYADLIVALAGGYDAIVGPSTTAAKNVLPRVAALLDVMQISDITKVVAPDTFERPIYAGNAIQTVQSGEAKKVITVRTASFAATGEGGSAAIEAASTASDPGLSTFVEESLSASDRPELTAARIIVSGGRAVGSKEKFAEVIEPLADVLGAAVGASRAAVDAGYAPNDWQVGQTGKVVAPELYVALGISGAIQHLAGMKDSKVIVAVNKDEEAPIFQVADYGLVGDLFTVVPELKAELQKAKG; from the coding sequence ATGACGACGTTGCTGCTCGCCGAACACGACAATTCCAACCTCAACGGCGCCACCGCCAAGGCCCTGACTGCCGCTGCCGCGCTCGGTGGCCCGGTGCATGTGCTGGTGGCCGGCCAGAATGTCGGTGCCGTCGCCGAAGCCGCCGCCAAGCTTTCGGGCGTCGAGAAGGTGCTGGTTGCGGACGATGCGGCCTATGCCCATCGCCTCGCAGAGCCGTATGCGGACCTGATCGTCGCGCTGGCCGGTGGCTATGACGCCATTGTCGGGCCGTCCACCACGGCGGCCAAGAATGTCCTGCCCCGCGTCGCCGCGCTGCTGGACGTGATGCAGATCTCGGACATCACCAAGGTGGTCGCGCCCGACACGTTCGAGCGACCCATCTATGCCGGCAACGCGATCCAGACCGTGCAGTCGGGCGAGGCCAAGAAGGTCATCACCGTCCGCACCGCCTCCTTCGCGGCCACCGGCGAGGGCGGTTCCGCCGCCATCGAGGCGGCCTCCACGGCCAGCGATCCCGGCCTGTCCACATTCGTGGAAGAGAGCCTGTCGGCGTCCGACCGTCCCGAACTCACCGCCGCCCGCATCATCGTGTCCGGTGGCCGGGCCGTGGGTTCCAAGGAGAAGTTCGCGGAAGTGATCGAGCCGCTGGCCGATGTGCTGGGAGCCGCCGTCGGCGCCTCCCGCGCGGCGGTGGATGCCGGCTACGCGCCGAACGACTGGCAGGTGGGCCAGACCGGCAAGGTGGTTGCGCCCGAGCTTTATGTGGCGCTGGGCATTTCCGGTGCCATCCAGCATCTGGCGGGCATGAAGGACTCCAAGGTCATCGTCGCGGTCAACAAGGACGAGGAAGCGCCTATTTTCCAGGTTGCCGATTACGGCCTGGTGGGTGATCTCTTTACCGTGGTGCCCGAGTTGAAGGCCGAATTGCAGAAGGCCAAAGGCTGA
- the argH gene encoding argininosuccinate lyase, with amino-acid sequence MSNKMWGGRFSTGPDAIMEEINASIGFDQRLYAQDIAGSKAHAAMLAAQGIVSAEDVEKITQGLDTILSEIEAGRFTFRRDLEDIHMNVEQRLADLIGPSAGRLHTARSRNDQVATDFRLYVRDTVDALDAQIADLQLALAEKALAHAATVMPGFTHLQTAQPVTFGHHLMAYVEMLGRDRGRLQDARTRLNECPLGAAALAGTSFPIDREATARALGFDRPTANSLDSVSDRDFVLETLSAASICAVHLSRFAEEVVIWTSPSFGLIKLSDKFTTGSSIMPQKRNPDAAELVRAKAGRIMGALTGLLVVMKGLPLAYAKDMQEDKEGAFDAFSALSLVVAASAGMVRDLEPDAKRMKAAAGQGYSIATDLADWLVRGLGMPFREAHHVTGRIVALASSRNVPLERLSLEEMQSVDGRITKDVFGVLSVSKSVASRVSYGGTAPARVRAQARRWLKKLAPKEA; translated from the coding sequence ATGAGCAACAAGATGTGGGGCGGTCGGTTCTCTACCGGCCCGGACGCCATCATGGAGGAGATCAACGCCTCCATCGGCTTCGATCAGCGTCTTTACGCTCAGGACATTGCCGGCTCCAAGGCCCATGCCGCCATGCTGGCGGCCCAAGGGATCGTGAGCGCGGAGGATGTCGAGAAGATCACGCAGGGTCTAGACACGATCCTGTCAGAGATCGAGGCCGGCCGCTTCACCTTCCGGCGCGACCTGGAAGACATCCATATGAATGTGGAGCAGCGCCTCGCCGACCTGATCGGTCCCAGCGCCGGCCGCCTGCACACCGCCCGCTCGCGCAACGACCAGGTGGCCACGGACTTCCGCCTCTATGTGCGCGACACCGTCGACGCGCTCGATGCCCAGATCGCCGACCTACAACTGGCGCTGGCCGAGAAGGCGCTGGCCCATGCCGCCACCGTCATGCCCGGCTTTACCCATTTGCAGACCGCCCAGCCGGTGACGTTCGGCCACCACCTCATGGCCTATGTGGAGATGCTCGGTCGCGATCGCGGCCGTCTCCAGGATGCGCGGACACGGCTGAACGAGTGCCCGCTGGGCGCGGCGGCGCTGGCCGGCACCTCCTTCCCCATCGACCGGGAGGCCACCGCCCGGGCGCTGGGCTTCGACCGGCCCACGGCCAATTCGCTGGATTCGGTCTCGGACCGCGACTTCGTTCTGGAGACGCTGTCGGCCGCCTCCATCTGCGCGGTGCACCTGTCCCGGTTCGCCGAGGAGGTGGTGATCTGGACCTCGCCCTCCTTCGGGCTGATCAAGCTGTCGGACAAGTTCACCACCGGCTCGTCCATCATGCCGCAGAAGCGCAACCCCGACGCCGCCGAGCTGGTGCGCGCCAAGGCGGGGCGCATCATGGGCGCGCTGACCGGCCTCCTGGTGGTGATGAAGGGCCTGCCGCTCGCCTATGCCAAGGACATGCAGGAGGACAAGGAAGGCGCGTTCGATGCCTTCTCCGCTCTGTCCCTGGTGGTGGCCGCCAGCGCCGGCATGGTGCGCGACCTGGAGCCCGACGCCAAGCGCATGAAGGCGGCGGCCGGCCAGGGCTATTCCATCGCCACGGATCTGGCCGACTGGCTGGTGCGCGGCCTCGGCATGCCCTTCCGCGAGGCGCACCATGTGACCGGACGCATCGTCGCGCTGGCCTCCTCCCGTAACGTGCCGCTGGAGCGCCTCTCCCTTGAGGAGATGCAGAGCGTGGACGGGCGCATCACCAAGGACGTGTTCGGCGTGCTGTCGGTGTCGAAGTCGGTGGCGAGCCGGGTCAGCTATGGCGGGACGGCGCCCGCCCGCGTGCGGGCGCAGGCCCGCCGGTGGCTGAAGAAGCTGGCGCCCAAGGAGGCGTGA
- a CDS encoding HlyD family type I secretion periplasmic adaptor subunit: MMNHLRTSLVRLKDLLARLKSRLLGSVLGVQLLQRMPVKWTGVPAATAPGGVPATPSAAPGLPGADFEAPVPSSDYRRVAMIGYAVIIGAFGVCGGWAAMASIDSAVIAAGVVSVESKRQVVQHLEGGIVSEIMVKDGQEVRQGQTLFRLDSTSSRANFESVRAQLDTLVAMEARLEAERAQAKSVTFPPELMARASEPTVKAAIADQEAQFRDRKASMDGQIDILNSRIRQGQRELEGLARERDSADQQLYFIDDELAGIRALNDKGLVSKPRLAQLQREKARLEGTVGRNMADAAKAETSIGEMRLQIQQLLQKQQEEVAGQIADARQKIADLREKLSVAQNVLKRIDIRAPRDGVVQNINQKIYTVGAVVRPGDTMLEIVPQNDELIVDAQVPTTDIDRLHNGVTGVEVRFPAFHSRTTPLIIGELRTVSPDRLVNESTHEPYYQAVVAVNSTDLPEDMKARLRPGMPAEVVFTTGERTVMSYLTRPLTDALLKSFRER; encoded by the coding sequence ATGATGAACCATCTCCGCACCAGCCTCGTCCGGCTCAAGGATCTCCTGGCACGCCTCAAGAGCCGCCTGCTCGGTTCCGTCCTCGGTGTCCAGCTCCTGCAGCGCATGCCCGTGAAGTGGACCGGCGTCCCCGCGGCAACCGCGCCGGGTGGCGTTCCGGCGACGCCGTCGGCGGCGCCCGGCTTGCCTGGGGCCGACTTCGAGGCGCCTGTTCCCTCCAGCGACTATCGCCGGGTGGCCATGATCGGATACGCCGTCATCATCGGCGCCTTCGGTGTCTGTGGCGGCTGGGCGGCCATGGCCAGCATCGACAGCGCCGTGATCGCCGCGGGCGTGGTCTCGGTGGAAAGCAAGCGCCAAGTGGTCCAGCACCTGGAAGGCGGCATCGTTTCCGAGATCATGGTGAAGGACGGCCAGGAGGTGAGGCAGGGGCAGACCCTGTTCCGCCTGGACTCCACCAGCTCTCGCGCCAATTTCGAATCGGTGCGCGCGCAGCTCGATACCCTCGTGGCGATGGAAGCGCGGCTTGAGGCCGAGCGCGCCCAGGCCAAGTCCGTCACCTTCCCCCCGGAACTGATGGCGCGCGCCAGCGAGCCCACGGTGAAGGCGGCGATTGCCGACCAGGAGGCACAGTTTCGGGACCGAAAGGCCTCCATGGATGGCCAGATCGACATTCTGAACAGCCGCATCCGCCAGGGCCAGCGCGAGCTGGAGGGCTTGGCGCGCGAGCGGGATTCCGCAGATCAGCAGTTGTACTTCATCGATGACGAGCTTGCCGGCATCCGGGCCCTCAATGACAAAGGCCTCGTCTCGAAGCCTCGCCTCGCCCAGTTGCAGCGGGAAAAGGCACGGCTCGAAGGCACGGTAGGCCGCAACATGGCTGATGCAGCCAAGGCGGAAACCAGCATCGGCGAGATGCGCTTGCAGATCCAGCAACTGCTCCAAAAGCAGCAGGAGGAGGTGGCAGGACAGATTGCCGACGCGCGTCAGAAGATCGCCGACCTGCGGGAGAAGCTTTCCGTGGCGCAGAACGTGTTGAAGCGCATCGACATCCGCGCGCCCCGTGACGGCGTGGTCCAGAACATCAACCAGAAGATCTACACCGTGGGCGCCGTGGTTCGGCCTGGCGACACCATGCTTGAGATCGTGCCGCAGAATGACGAGCTGATCGTGGACGCCCAGGTGCCCACCACAGACATCGACCGCCTGCACAACGGCGTGACCGGGGTCGAGGTGCGCTTCCCGGCCTTCCACTCGCGGACTACACCGCTCATCATCGGCGAGCTGCGCACCGTGTCGCCCGACCGGCTGGTGAACGAAAGCACCCACGAGCCCTACTATCAGGCCGTCGTAGCGGTGAACTCAACGGACCTGCCCGAGGACATGAAGGCACGCCTGCGTCCCGGCATGCCGGCGGAAGTGGTGTTCACCACGGGCGAGCGGACGGTGATGAGCTACCTCACGCGACCCCTGACCGACGCGCTCCTCAAATCCTTCCGCGAGCGCTGA
- a CDS encoding methyltransferase domain-containing protein yields MPDPHTPAFDAQIYRQENADLQAFADAALLRHYLDHGRTEGRIASRVRQRADFLALIPAEQDVLEIGPFLNPCLRKEDRKVLYFDVLDRDHLVERARALVAAGAFAREQGEALIARAPVIDFVHPEGDLGIIDRTFAHVLSSHCAEHQPDLVAHLQSVSRLLEPGGCYFLVLPDHRYCFDHFLAPTRLADVLAAHVEGRRLHSALEVLEHRLLTTHSDPTRHWSGDHGTPLMEASAPEQILHVLEEARAAQTTYVDVHSWKFTPDGFRALAIQLEQLGLVDLTVAEVYPTLRNTLEFFAVLRKA; encoded by the coding sequence GTGCCAGATCCCCACACGCCCGCCTTCGATGCTCAGATCTACCGCCAGGAGAATGCGGATCTTCAGGCTTTCGCCGACGCGGCGCTGCTGCGGCACTATCTCGACCATGGCCGCACGGAGGGCCGCATCGCATCCCGCGTGCGCCAACGGGCTGACTTTCTCGCCTTGATCCCGGCCGAGCAGGACGTGCTCGAGATCGGCCCCTTCCTCAATCCCTGCCTGCGCAAGGAGGATCGCAAGGTCCTATATTTCGACGTCCTCGACCGCGACCATCTGGTGGAGCGGGCCCGCGCGCTCGTGGCGGCGGGAGCCTTCGCCCGGGAGCAAGGCGAGGCGCTGATCGCGCGCGCGCCGGTCATCGACTTCGTCCATCCCGAGGGCGATCTCGGGATCATAGATCGCACCTTCGCCCACGTCCTCAGCAGCCATTGCGCCGAGCACCAGCCGGACCTTGTGGCGCACCTCCAGAGCGTCTCGCGCCTCCTGGAGCCGGGCGGCTGCTATTTCCTTGTCCTGCCGGACCACCGTTATTGCTTCGACCACTTCCTCGCCCCAACCCGGCTCGCTGACGTACTGGCAGCCCACGTGGAAGGGCGACGCCTGCATTCGGCCCTGGAGGTGCTGGAGCATCGGCTGCTGACCACGCACAGCGACCCCACCCGCCACTGGAGCGGCGACCATGGGACGCCGCTGATGGAGGCAAGCGCGCCGGAGCAGATCCTGCACGTCCTCGAAGAGGCACGGGCAGCTCAAACCACCTATGTGGACGTCCACAGTTGGAAATTCACGCCGGACGGCTTCCGCGCCCTCGCCATCCAGCTGGAGCAGCTCGGCTTGGTGGATCTTACCGTTGCAGAGGTCTATCCGACCCTGCGAAACACCCTCGAGTTCTTCGCCGTCCTGCGGAAGGCGTGA
- a CDS encoding type I secretion system permease/ATPase, with the protein MTQTHTTTRQTASLAPTALDLALQAAKPAMWSVIAFSFFINLLGLSGSIYMMQVYDRVLASRNIQTLVVLTLIIAFLYMVSAGLEALRTQLLVRAGVKFDESIKEQAFDAVQRASLRRPSANHVQALRDVDTVRDFFTGAGLISLCDVPWVPIYIAFATLLHPWYGILAVVSCVISGLLAVANDRVNRPILDRATKANISANNQAVTTFRNAEVLQAMGMVRQLRERWLAHRAQALGWQGLASDRAAFLVAATKFNRMFMQSLVLGLGAYLAINREITPGMMIAASIVVGRSIQPIEMAIGNWKGIVAMRSAYRRVQEMLRLSPPQSQRMRLPDPTGVVHVENVFVTAPGRDVAVLRDVTFALPAGTTLGVIGPSAAGKSTLARALVGVWPTSAGAIRLDGSDLSHWDPEQLGRCIGYLPQDVELFAGTVAENIARFGAKDEAKVVEAAQMAGVHDMIQRLPQGYNTEIGDGGAALSGGQRQRIALARAVYGRPALIVLDEPNASLDAAGEQALAQAVQALKAGGSTVILVTHKTNSLGLCDLILLMSEGTVHSFGPRDEVLAKMLGPRLVRPRDPAKEPPKVDAGAKKG; encoded by the coding sequence ATGACCCAGACGCATACCACGACGCGTCAGACCGCCAGCCTTGCGCCGACTGCCCTCGACCTTGCCCTCCAGGCGGCCAAGCCGGCCATGTGGAGCGTGATCGCCTTCAGCTTCTTCATCAACCTGCTGGGGTTGTCCGGCTCCATCTACATGATGCAGGTCTATGACCGGGTGCTGGCGAGCCGCAATATCCAGACCCTGGTGGTCCTGACCCTTATCATTGCCTTCCTCTACATGGTGTCCGCCGGCCTTGAGGCTTTGCGCACGCAGCTTCTCGTGCGCGCCGGAGTCAAGTTCGACGAGAGCATCAAGGAACAAGCCTTCGACGCCGTGCAGCGTGCCTCGCTGCGGCGCCCGTCAGCCAACCACGTCCAGGCGCTGCGCGATGTGGACACGGTGCGCGACTTCTTCACCGGGGCCGGCCTCATCTCGCTGTGCGACGTGCCGTGGGTGCCGATCTACATCGCGTTCGCGACCTTGCTGCATCCCTGGTATGGCATCCTTGCGGTGGTCAGCTGCGTCATCTCCGGCCTGCTCGCAGTGGCCAACGACCGGGTGAACCGCCCGATCCTCGATCGCGCCACCAAGGCCAATATCAGCGCCAACAATCAGGCAGTGACCACGTTCCGCAATGCCGAGGTGCTCCAGGCCATGGGCATGGTGCGCCAGCTGCGTGAACGCTGGCTGGCCCACCGCGCCCAGGCGCTCGGCTGGCAAGGCCTCGCCTCCGACCGTGCGGCGTTCCTGGTCGCGGCCACCAAGTTCAACCGCATGTTCATGCAGAGCCTGGTCCTCGGCCTCGGCGCCTATCTCGCCATCAACCGCGAGATCACGCCCGGCATGATGATCGCCGCCTCCATCGTGGTGGGACGTTCCATCCAGCCCATCGAGATGGCCATCGGCAACTGGAAGGGGATCGTCGCCATGCGGTCCGCCTACAGGCGAGTGCAGGAGATGCTGCGCCTTAGCCCGCCCCAGTCCCAGCGGATGCGCCTGCCCGACCCGACCGGTGTGGTGCATGTGGAAAATGTCTTCGTCACCGCCCCGGGACGCGACGTGGCTGTGCTGCGCGACGTCACCTTCGCTTTGCCTGCGGGCACCACCCTCGGGGTCATCGGGCCAAGCGCCGCCGGCAAGTCCACGCTGGCGCGGGCCCTGGTGGGCGTGTGGCCGACATCCGCAGGCGCCATCCGCCTCGACGGGTCAGACCTGTCCCACTGGGACCCGGAACAGCTCGGCCGCTGCATCGGCTATCTGCCCCAGGACGTGGAGCTGTTTGCCGGAACGGTGGCCGAGAACATTGCCCGTTTCGGCGCCAAGGACGAAGCGAAGGTGGTGGAAGCTGCGCAGATGGCCGGCGTCCACGACATGATCCAACGCCTCCCCCAGGGCTACAACACCGAGATCGGCGACGGCGGTGCCGCCCTGTCCGGCGGCCAGCGCCAGCGCATCGCCCTTGCCCGCGCAGTCTATGGCCGGCCCGCGCTGATCGTGCTGGACGAGCCCAATGCCAGCCTCGACGCCGCGGGCGAACAGGCGCTCGCACAGGCGGTGCAAGCCCTCAAGGCGGGAGGGTCTACCGTCATTCTCGTTACGCACAAGACCAACAGCCTCGGCCTTTGCGACCTGATCCTGCTCATGAGCGAAGGGACCGTCCACAGCTTCGGACCGAGAGACGAGGTGCTAGCGAAAATGCTCGGTCCTCGGCTGGTCCGCCCGCGCGATCCCGCCAAAGAGCCGCCCAAGGTTGATGCCGGCGCGAAGAAGGGCTGA
- a CDS encoding electron transfer flavoprotein subunit beta/FixA family protein, whose translation MKILVPVKRVVDYNVKVRVKSDGTGVELANVKMSMNPFDEIAVEEALRLKEAGKATEVVVVSVGPAQASETLRTALAMGADRGILVKTDVSTEPLAVAKILKAVVGEEAPGLVILGKQAIDDDCNQTGQMLAALLGWGQGTFASKVVVEDGATLVTREIDGGLQTVKLALPAIVTTDLRLNEPRYASLPNIMKAKKKPIDEKSPEAYGVDVTPRLKVLKTAEPAGRKAGVKVGSVAELVAKLKDEAGVI comes from the coding sequence ATGAAGATTCTCGTCCCCGTAAAGCGTGTCGTCGACTACAACGTGAAGGTTCGCGTGAAATCGGACGGCACGGGGGTTGAGCTCGCCAACGTCAAGATGTCCATGAACCCCTTCGACGAGATTGCCGTCGAGGAGGCCTTGCGCCTCAAGGAGGCAGGCAAAGCCACAGAGGTCGTGGTGGTTTCCGTGGGCCCGGCTCAGGCGTCTGAGACGCTGCGCACCGCTCTCGCCATGGGCGCGGATCGTGGGATCCTGGTGAAGACCGACGTAAGCACCGAGCCACTGGCCGTTGCCAAGATCCTCAAGGCCGTGGTGGGCGAGGAAGCCCCCGGTCTGGTGATCCTGGGCAAGCAGGCCATCGACGACGATTGCAACCAGACGGGCCAGATGCTCGCCGCTCTGCTCGGCTGGGGCCAGGGCACGTTTGCCTCCAAGGTGGTCGTCGAGGATGGCGCGACCCTTGTAACCCGCGAGATCGATGGTGGCCTGCAGACCGTGAAGCTCGCCCTTCCGGCCATCGTGACCACCGACCTGCGGCTCAACGAGCCGCGCTATGCTTCGCTGCCCAACATCATGAAGGCGAAGAAAAAGCCCATCGACGAGAAGAGCCCCGAGGCCTACGGCGTTGACGTGACGCCGCGCCTGAAGGTGCTCAAGACCGCCGAACCCGCGGGCCGCAAGGCCGGCGTCAAGGTCGGCTCGGTGGCGGAACTGGTGGCGAAGCTCAAGGACGAGGCGGGGGTGATCTGA
- a CDS encoding 3-hydroxybutyryl-CoA dehydrogenase: MPLEIKKVGVIGAGQMGNGIAHVCAIAGYDVALHDADADRIRSGLATINGNMAKQVSKATISEDERHAALARILPAPAIEDLAECDLVIESATEKEETKRKIFASVCPVLRPDALVASNTSSISITRLAASTDRPERFIGIHFMNPVPLMELVELVRGIATDDDTFESSKQFVTRLHKTYAVAEDFPAFIVNRILLPMINEAIYTLYEGVGSVDAIDRAMKLGANHPMGPLQLADFIGLDTCLAIMQVLHEGLADSKYRPCPLLVKYVEAGWLGRKTKRGFYDYRGEKPVPTR, encoded by the coding sequence ATGCCGCTCGAGATCAAGAAGGTGGGTGTCATCGGTGCCGGGCAGATGGGCAACGGCATCGCCCATGTCTGCGCCATTGCCGGCTACGACGTCGCCTTGCACGACGCCGATGCGGATCGCATCCGCTCAGGCCTCGCCACGATCAACGGCAACATGGCAAAGCAAGTCTCGAAGGCAACCATCTCCGAGGACGAGCGCCACGCCGCTTTGGCGCGCATTTTGCCGGCGCCGGCAATTGAGGACCTGGCGGAGTGCGATCTGGTGATCGAGTCTGCCACCGAGAAGGAAGAGACCAAGCGCAAGATTTTCGCTTCGGTCTGCCCGGTGCTGCGGCCGGACGCGCTGGTGGCCAGCAACACCTCCTCCATCTCCATCACCCGCCTCGCGGCCTCTACCGACCGACCGGAACGGTTCATCGGCATCCACTTCATGAACCCCGTTCCGCTGATGGAACTGGTGGAGCTTGTGCGCGGCATCGCCACCGATGACGACACGTTCGAAAGCTCCAAGCAGTTCGTCACCCGGCTGCACAAGACCTATGCGGTGGCCGAGGACTTCCCGGCCTTCATCGTCAACCGCATCCTGCTGCCGATGATCAACGAAGCCATCTACACCCTTTATGAGGGCGTCGGCTCGGTGGACGCCATCGACAGGGCCATGAAGCTCGGCGCCAATCATCCCATGGGGCCGCTGCAGCTGGCCGATTTCATCGGCCTCGACACCTGCTTGGCCATCATGCAGGTGCTCCATGAGGGGCTCGCCGACAGCAAGTATCGCCCCTGCCCGCTTCTCGTGAAATACGTGGAAGCCGGTTGGCTCGGGCGGAAGACCAAGCGCGGCTTCTACGACTATCGCGGCGAGAAGCCGGTTCCCACCCGCTGA
- the tlpA gene encoding thiol:disulfide interchange protein TlpA, whose translation MTEPTAPHTPDAEAPKKGKAGAVLLVGGAMLAGALVGALALYGMNGLPGNAPLPPAASSASAQAEANAAAPIKDPNCAGAVTLAERLKPYARGEIAALSLAQEPRRIPDLTFANAEGKPMSLRDFEGKLLLVNLWATWCVPCRKEMPALDALQKDLGGDRFEVVAINLDTRDPEKPKAFLKEIGIKSLGFFADSGTKSFQALRAAGRGFGLPTTLLVDANGCEVGFLAGPAEWASEDAQALVKAALQPGS comes from the coding sequence ATGACCGAACCGACCGCCCCGCACACCCCAGATGCCGAGGCCCCCAAGAAAGGCAAGGCAGGGGCCGTGCTCCTGGTGGGCGGGGCGATGCTGGCCGGCGCTCTCGTCGGCGCGCTTGCCCTATACGGGATGAATGGCCTTCCGGGCAATGCGCCGCTTCCACCAGCCGCATCGTCAGCGTCCGCGCAGGCCGAGGCCAATGCCGCCGCGCCCATCAAGGATCCCAATTGTGCCGGCGCCGTGACCCTGGCCGAGCGCCTGAAGCCTTATGCGAGGGGCGAGATTGCCGCGCTTTCCCTGGCCCAGGAGCCGCGGCGGATCCCCGACCTCACCTTCGCCAATGCGGAGGGCAAGCCCATGAGCCTGCGCGATTTCGAGGGCAAGCTGCTGCTGGTGAACCTCTGGGCCACCTGGTGCGTGCCCTGCCGGAAGGAGATGCCGGCTCTCGATGCCCTTCAGAAGGACCTGGGCGGAGATCGCTTCGAAGTGGTGGCCATCAACCTGGATACGCGCGATCCGGAAAAACCGAAGGCTTTCCTGAAGGAGATCGGGATCAAATCGCTCGGCTTCTTTGCGGACTCTGGCACCAAGAGCTTCCAGGCGCTGCGCGCCGCCGGGCGTGGTTTCGGCCTGCCCACCACCTTGCTGGTGGATGCAAACGGTTGCGAGGTGGGCTTCCTGGCCGGCCCCGCCGAATGGGCGAGCGAAGATGCCCAGGCGCTGGTGAAGGCGGCGCTTCAGCCCGGCTCATAG